One segment of Burkholderia multivorans ATCC BAA-247 DNA contains the following:
- the fliM gene encoding flagellar motor switch protein FliM translates to MGHEEFMSQEEVDALLKGVTGESDTVDEERDTAGVRPYNIATQERIVRGRMPGLEIINDRFARLLRIGIFNFMRRTAEISVSQVKVQKYSEFTRNLPIPTNLNLVHVKPLRGTSLFVFDPNLVFFVVDNLFGGDGRFHTRVEGRDFTATEQRIIGKLLNLVFEHYTVAWKSVRPLQFEFVRSEMHTQFANVATPNEIVIVTQFSIEFGPTGGTLHICMPYSMIEPIRDVLSSPIQGEALEVDRRWVRVLSQQVQAAEVELTADLAEIPTTFEKILNLRAGDVLPLDIADTITAKVDGVPVMECGYGIFNGQYALRVQKMISASDTMKEGGYD, encoded by the coding sequence ATGGGCCACGAAGAATTCATGTCGCAGGAGGAGGTCGATGCCCTCCTCAAAGGCGTCACGGGCGAATCCGACACGGTCGACGAAGAGCGCGACACGGCGGGCGTGCGCCCGTACAACATCGCGACGCAGGAGCGGATCGTCCGCGGCCGGATGCCCGGCCTCGAGATCATCAACGACCGTTTCGCGCGCCTGCTGCGGATCGGCATCTTCAACTTCATGCGGCGTACGGCGGAAATCTCCGTCAGCCAGGTGAAGGTGCAGAAGTACAGCGAATTCACACGCAACCTGCCGATCCCGACGAACCTGAACCTCGTGCACGTGAAGCCGCTGCGCGGCACGTCGCTGTTCGTGTTCGATCCGAACCTCGTGTTCTTCGTCGTCGATAACCTGTTCGGCGGCGACGGGCGCTTTCATACGCGCGTCGAGGGGCGCGACTTCACCGCGACCGAGCAGCGCATCATCGGCAAGCTGCTGAACCTCGTGTTCGAGCACTACACGGTCGCGTGGAAGAGCGTGCGGCCGCTGCAGTTCGAATTCGTCCGCTCGGAAATGCACACGCAGTTCGCGAACGTCGCGACGCCGAACGAGATCGTGATCGTCACGCAGTTCTCGATCGAGTTCGGGCCGACCGGCGGCACGCTGCACATCTGCATGCCCTATTCGATGATCGAGCCGATCCGCGACGTGCTGAGCTCGCCGATCCAGGGCGAGGCGCTCGAAGTCGACCGCCGCTGGGTACGCGTGCTGTCGCAGCAGGTGCAGGCCGCCGAAGTCGAGCTGACCGCGGATCTCGCCGAGATCCCGACGACCTTCGAGAAGATCCTGAACCTGCGCGCGGGCGACGTGCTGCCGCTCGACATCGCGGACACGATCACCGCGAAGGTCGACGGCGTGCCGGTGATGGAATGCGGCTACGGGATTTTCAATGGCCAATATGCGCTGCGC
- the fliL gene encoding flagellar basal body-associated protein FliL, whose product MHATSHHARIHMASTTANPPADKPASSGKFKRIALIAVIALGAAAAAAAGMYVFMGRQGATHASAEPAPLAAPVFFPLDPLTVNLQSDDGVQHYLRVGLSLKLTDPKAQEQLTARMPEIRSRVLLALSNKHPEDIATPDGKQALAQQLRNLIEEPTQPGNQRTKVDDVLFTEFVVQ is encoded by the coding sequence ATGCATGCTACGAGTCATCACGCACGCATTCACATGGCCTCCACGACCGCAAATCCGCCCGCCGACAAACCGGCTTCGTCCGGCAAGTTCAAGCGCATCGCGCTGATCGCCGTCATCGCGCTCGGCGCGGCCGCGGCTGCCGCGGCCGGCATGTACGTGTTCATGGGCCGGCAGGGCGCGACCCACGCGAGCGCCGAGCCGGCGCCGCTTGCCGCGCCCGTGTTCTTCCCGCTCGATCCGCTGACCGTGAACCTGCAGTCCGACGACGGCGTCCAGCATTACCTGCGCGTCGGGCTGTCGCTCAAGCTCACCGACCCGAAGGCGCAGGAGCAGCTGACCGCCCGGATGCCGGAGATCCGCAGCCGCGTGCTGCTCGCGCTGTCGAACAAGCATCCCGAGGACATCGCGACGCCCGACGGCAAGCAGGCGCTCGCGCAGCAGCTGCGCAACCTGATCGAGGAGCCGACGCAGCCCGGCAACCAGCGCACGAAGGTCGACGACGTGCTGTTTACCGAATTCGTCGTCCAGTAA
- a CDS encoding LrgB family protein: MFAALSNLPADRVNAAISFGCFVLTVALYFASKRLYAYKKTLLFSPLVFVPGVLVLLVLLTGIPYSVYFRDTRWLMWLLGPATIAFAVPIYDYRDLIRRHWLSLSVGVAVGIGAGVCGSLLLAKLLHLSPELQRSLMTRSVSTPFALAVSDKIHAPKDLTALFVIATGICGMLLGEIVLALVPMRTRLARGALFGAAAHGVGTAKAREIGSEEGVVSSLTMMIAGVAMVLIAPLLSRLPI; encoded by the coding sequence ATGTTTGCCGCGTTGTCGAACCTGCCCGCCGATCGCGTGAACGCCGCGATCTCGTTCGGCTGCTTCGTGCTGACCGTCGCGCTGTATTTCGCGTCGAAGCGGCTCTACGCGTACAAGAAGACGCTGCTGTTCTCGCCGCTCGTGTTCGTGCCGGGTGTGCTGGTGCTGCTCGTGCTGCTGACCGGCATTCCGTATTCGGTGTATTTCCGCGACACGCGCTGGCTGATGTGGCTGCTCGGCCCCGCGACGATCGCGTTCGCGGTGCCGATCTACGACTATCGCGACCTGATCCGCCGGCACTGGCTGTCGCTGTCGGTGGGCGTCGCGGTCGGGATCGGCGCGGGCGTATGCGGCTCGCTGCTGCTCGCGAAGCTGCTGCACCTGTCGCCGGAGCTGCAGCGCTCGCTGATGACGCGCTCGGTGTCGACACCGTTCGCGCTCGCGGTGTCCGACAAGATCCACGCGCCGAAGGACCTGACCGCGCTGTTCGTGATCGCGACCGGCATCTGCGGGATGCTGCTCGGCGAGATCGTGCTCGCGCTCGTGCCGATGCGCACGCGACTCGCGCGTGGGGCGCTGTTCGGTGCGGCCGCGCACGGCGTCGGCACCGCGAAGGCGCGCGAGATCGGCAGCGAGGAAGGTGTCGTGTCGAGCCTCACGATGATGATCGCGGGCGTCGCGATGGTGCTGATCGCGCCGCTGCTGTCGCGGCTGCCGATCTGA
- a CDS encoding CidA/LrgA family protein, protein MNRPTAVPARPAGAAHAGRIALQAAALGVLWLAVDWAVRAVGLPVPSGVIGLAVLLVLLFSGRVAPTWVKDGANWLLSDMLLFFVPAAVAAVQYGGLFREDGWRLALVVVAGTAFVMVAVAVAVDLAARLERRFVVQRVYAERRRARA, encoded by the coding sequence ATGAATCGACCGACCGCCGTTCCCGCCCGTCCCGCCGGTGCCGCGCATGCCGGACGCATCGCGCTGCAGGCCGCCGCGCTCGGCGTGCTGTGGCTGGCGGTCGATTGGGCCGTGCGCGCGGTCGGGCTGCCGGTACCGTCCGGCGTGATCGGCCTCGCGGTGCTGCTCGTGCTGCTGTTCTCCGGCCGCGTCGCGCCGACGTGGGTGAAGGACGGCGCGAACTGGCTGCTGTCCGACATGCTGCTGTTCTTCGTGCCGGCGGCCGTCGCGGCGGTCCAGTACGGCGGCCTGTTCCGCGAGGACGGCTGGCGGCTCGCGCTGGTCGTCGTCGCGGGCACCGCGTTCGTGATGGTCGCGGTGGCCGTGGCGGTCGATCTCGCCGCACGGCTCGAACGCCGCTTCGTCGTGCAGCGCGTGTACGCCGAACGCCGCCGCGCACGCGCGTAA
- a CDS encoding LysR family transcriptional regulator yields MELRALRYFIEVVRQQSFTAAADKLFVTQPTISKMVKALEDEIGSPLLLRDGRQMVLTDAGRIVFQRGQDVLAAQAQLQSELNDLGTLGRGELTIGIPPLGGSLFTPIIAAYKQRYPNIELKLFEQGARMIEAALMSGELELGGLLEPVDPATFERLPMVRAPLWLVAPRESRWEDHAAVPLADLARESFVFYAESLALHDAVLDACRQVGFTPSIVSRSGHWDFMAALVHAGVGIALLPEPYCRRLDAGQFTCRPIVEPEITWAIALGWVKKGYLSHAARAWLEVARATLPIAPGDDLAFGGLRARE; encoded by the coding sequence ATGGAATTGCGCGCGCTGCGGTACTTCATCGAGGTCGTCCGCCAACAGAGCTTCACCGCGGCCGCCGACAAGCTGTTCGTCACGCAGCCGACCATCAGCAAGATGGTGAAGGCGCTCGAGGACGAGATCGGATCGCCGCTGCTGCTGCGCGACGGCCGGCAGATGGTGCTGACGGACGCGGGGCGGATCGTGTTCCAGCGCGGGCAGGACGTGCTGGCCGCGCAGGCGCAACTGCAGTCGGAACTGAACGACCTCGGCACGCTCGGCCGCGGCGAGCTGACGATCGGCATTCCGCCGCTCGGCGGGTCGCTGTTCACGCCGATCATCGCCGCGTACAAACAGCGCTATCCGAACATCGAGCTGAAGCTGTTCGAGCAGGGCGCGCGGATGATCGAGGCGGCGCTGATGTCGGGCGAGCTGGAGCTCGGCGGGCTGCTCGAGCCGGTCGATCCGGCCACGTTCGAGCGGCTGCCGATGGTGCGCGCGCCGCTCTGGCTTGTCGCACCGCGCGAATCGCGCTGGGAGGACCACGCGGCCGTGCCGCTCGCGGATCTCGCGCGCGAATCGTTCGTCTTCTATGCGGAAAGCCTTGCGCTGCACGACGCGGTGCTCGACGCCTGCCGGCAGGTCGGCTTCACGCCGTCGATCGTGAGCCGCAGCGGGCACTGGGATTTCATGGCCGCGCTCGTGCATGCGGGCGTCGGCATCGCGCTGCTGCCGGAGCCGTACTGCCGGCGGCTCGATGCGGGGCAGTTCACGTGCCGGCCGATCGTCGAACCGGAGATCACGTGGGCGATCGCGCTCGGCTGGGTGAAGAAGGGCTATCTGTCGCACGCGGCGCGCGCGTGGCTCGAGGTCGCGCGCGCGACGCTGCCGATCGCGCCGGGCGACGATCTGGCGTTCGGCGGCTTGCGGGCGCGGGAGTGA